The following coding sequences lie in one Monomorium pharaonis isolate MP-MQ-018 chromosome 1, ASM1337386v2, whole genome shotgun sequence genomic window:
- the LOC118644958 gene encoding uncharacterized protein LOC118644958, whose product MAVRLSRSYRTVAVAAGAVLACVPPWDLVARARADAYWALMAARLREGREVTARAVGEAKGAARREMMARWKRRLLAGDLRYGRKTVGAVGPLLDQWVDVARERVTFHVAQVVSEHGCFGDYLCRIGREGGTGCHQCGDAADSAQHALSACPAHDGVRRAMVEAIRPSDLSLGAVARAATASRENWRAFASFCSVIMERRKADERGQEGGE is encoded by the exons ATGGCCGTTCGTCTGTCCAGATCGTATCGcacggtggcggtggcggcgggtGCCGTCCTCGCGTGTGTCCCGCCCTGGGACCTGGTCGCGCGGGCTAGGGCCGACGCGTACTGGGCCCTCATGGCGGCGAGGCTGCGCGAGGGAAGGGAGGTGACCGCGAGGGCCGTCGGTGAGGCGAAGGGGGCCGCCCGCCGGGAGATGATGGCGCGGTGGAAGCGCCGGCTCCTGGCGGGGGACCTCCGCTACGGCCGGAAGACGGTCGGGGCGGTCGGCCCGCTGTTGGACCAGTGGGTCGACGTCGCGAGGGAGAGGGTCACCTTCCACGTGGCGCAGGTGGTCTCCGAGCACGGGTGCTTCGGGGACTACCTGTGCCGCATAGGCAGGGAGGGCGGCACCGGCTGCCACCAGTGCGGGGACGCGGCCGACTCGGCGCAGCACGCCCTGTCGGCGTGTCCCGCGCACGACGGGGTGAGACGGGCGATGGTGGAAGCCATTCGCCCGTCGGACCTCTCCCTGGGGGCGGTCGCGAGGGCGGCGACCGCCTCCCGGGAAAATTGGAGGGCGTTCGCCTCCTTCTGCTCCGTGATCATGGAGCGGAGGAAGGCGGACGAGAGGGGACAGGAGGGGGGAG AATAG
- the LOC118645159 gene encoding uncharacterized protein LOC118645159 isoform X1 produces MAFLGIEFMNGDNKEEPGEIAVIHQAWLTPLKKEIWWPPYKTSAQFRKALSIGEEPKETWTIYELKRTFFTCDDLDKALTKIKKFEEVSDIQSSASDNNDNVKKRNRKPNLKYVVSSSSEEEVNENESSFRRPPKISRFVHEQQDESCHQDLTSESMILSPLAKTAFSSQAIRSDNSSTSTHSWTENVDALNSPKQTPCTTVSTNTIPQSNSSNSTLINQDCISCRAHLCFSEKIFAKVKKVREEIKELKGILRQQNTEGSIPSIPDDLAVEFPLKTREELQVLEDYLNSRQNKNAMSLYFTTLGGDSISTKTNRILKLVLSNELAATFNFTGTNVKEAFQKLHLKNVIVHGVQKTLPLSTEKDVESAIKIWLKHAPDRIKEALKKNRR; encoded by the exons ATGGCTTTTCTTGGCATCGAATTTATGAACGGTGATAATAAGGAAGAACCAGGAGAAATAGCCGTAATTCATCAAGCATGGTTAACACCTCTAAAGAAAGAGATTTGGTGGCCGCCATACAAAACAAGTGCGCAATTCAGGAAAGCTCTTTCCATCGGAGAAGAACCCAAAGAAACGTGGACCATATACGAATTAAAACGaacattttttacttgtg aTGACTTGGATAAagcattaacaaaaataaaaaaattcgaagAAGTCTCAGATATACAGTCTTCTGCATCAGATAATAATGACaacgtgaaaaaaagaaatagaaaaccaaatttaaaatatgtagtaTCTTCAAGCAGTGAAGAGGAAGTCAATGAAAATGAAAGTTCCTTTCGTCGACCACCAAAAATATCAAGatttg tACACGAGCAACAAGATGAATCTTGTCATCAGGATCTAACATCAGAATCAATGATATTAAGTCCTTTGGCAAAAACag cCTTTTCATCACAAGCCATACGTTCCGATAATTCTTCCACTTCCACACATAGTTGGACAGAAAATGTGGATGCTTTGAATTCCCCAAAACAAACGCCATGCACCACTGTCTCCACTAATACCATTCCTCAATCAAATTCATCCAATTCAACACTTATTAATCAAGACTGTATTTCATGTAGAGCGCATTTGTGCTTCTCTg aaaaaatatttgctaaagtaaaaaaggtgagagaagaaattaaagaacTTAAGGGTATATTGCGACAACAAAACACTGAAGGTAGCATACCATCTATCCCTGACGATTTGGCGGTGGAGTTTCCATTAAAGACACGGGAGGAACTGCAAGTTTTAGAAGACTACTTAAATTCTCGTCAGAATAAAAATGCTATG tcATTATACTTTACAACATTAGGAGGTGATAGCATTTCTACAAAAAcgaatagaattttaaaactCGTTCTCAGTAACGAACTCGCTGCAACTTTCAACTTTACAGGGACAAATGTCAAAGAAGCTTTTCAAAAGTTGCATTTGAAGAATGTAATAGTCC ATGGTGTGCAAAAAACATTACCTTTAAGCACAGAAAAGGATGTAGaaagtgcaattaaaatttggttgAAGCACGCTCCTGATAGAATCAAGGAAGccttaaagaaaaaccgtCGATAA
- the LOC118645159 gene encoding uncharacterized protein LOC118645159 isoform X2 → MAFLGIEFMNGDNKEEPGEIAVIHQAWLTPLKKEIWWPPYKTSAQFRKALSIGEEPKETWTIYELKRTFFTCDDLDKALTKIKKFEEVSDIQSSASDNNDNVKKRNRKPNLKYVVSSSSEEEVNENESSFRRPPKISRFVHEQQDESCHQDLTSESMILSPLAKTEKIFAKVKKVREEIKELKGILRQQNTEGSIPSIPDDLAVEFPLKTREELQVLEDYLNSRQNKNAMSLYFTTLGGDSISTKTNRILKLVLSNELAATFNFTGTNVKEAFQKLHLKNVIVHGVQKTLPLSTEKDVESAIKIWLKHAPDRIKEALKKNRR, encoded by the exons ATGGCTTTTCTTGGCATCGAATTTATGAACGGTGATAATAAGGAAGAACCAGGAGAAATAGCCGTAATTCATCAAGCATGGTTAACACCTCTAAAGAAAGAGATTTGGTGGCCGCCATACAAAACAAGTGCGCAATTCAGGAAAGCTCTTTCCATCGGAGAAGAACCCAAAGAAACGTGGACCATATACGAATTAAAACGaacattttttacttgtg aTGACTTGGATAAagcattaacaaaaataaaaaaattcgaagAAGTCTCAGATATACAGTCTTCTGCATCAGATAATAATGACaacgtgaaaaaaagaaatagaaaaccaaatttaaaatatgtagtaTCTTCAAGCAGTGAAGAGGAAGTCAATGAAAATGAAAGTTCCTTTCGTCGACCACCAAAAATATCAAGatttg tACACGAGCAACAAGATGAATCTTGTCATCAGGATCTAACATCAGAATCAATGATATTAAGTCCTTTGGCAAAAACag aaaaaatatttgctaaagtaaaaaaggtgagagaagaaattaaagaacTTAAGGGTATATTGCGACAACAAAACACTGAAGGTAGCATACCATCTATCCCTGACGATTTGGCGGTGGAGTTTCCATTAAAGACACGGGAGGAACTGCAAGTTTTAGAAGACTACTTAAATTCTCGTCAGAATAAAAATGCTATG tcATTATACTTTACAACATTAGGAGGTGATAGCATTTCTACAAAAAcgaatagaattttaaaactCGTTCTCAGTAACGAACTCGCTGCAACTTTCAACTTTACAGGGACAAATGTCAAAGAAGCTTTTCAAAAGTTGCATTTGAAGAATGTAATAGTCC ATGGTGTGCAAAAAACATTACCTTTAAGCACAGAAAAGGATGTAGaaagtgcaattaaaatttggttgAAGCACGCTCCTGATAGAATCAAGGAAGccttaaagaaaaaccgtCGATAA